A stretch of Podospora bellae-mahoneyi strain CBS 112042 chromosome 5, whole genome shotgun sequence DNA encodes these proteins:
- a CDS encoding hypothetical protein (EggNog:ENOG503P8AI; COG:S), whose amino-acid sequence MVDLLLFTFLLIRAAVAASCADGNTIQFRVGNCTIRSPNEPEVQSWGAEVALNNERTICMIPSTVLNDTFLTTTNLCQSSEQLKVHQVDMTSAQCASRRGGPVSADKFKGVPLSNLVQNPGWTLLNNTIEDAVEVSMQLSRQAITTTVGLITKGQNSAASHLGLATDSSILKVLKGQGLIVARSFGLNVGSQSVQSPRGGSLVLGGYDQGSVANPFLHEFPIPQNDRLQDRHCPLQVELTGLTLEIKMANASETESRDIFSKSTGITVCVEPYDNLFRLPSETLSTLLGYVNQTTEQRTHLVPVTEYADELVNLEPGLVYRRSSGEFNAALRFTINDKMTVEVPYHELQRPLRGLDSNGAAVLNTSYNELQIFGDPAPGNAPVLGKAFLSQVYLFVDYDAGKFYMAPLNSEAGAVLPVATGTCPSGGLTATEKGLIALGAVLGALVLAILAWAIYRWRRRRNPRINGTEAQAMDHAPGNATSGAQNRSVVGTGQFSSRNRSREMQDTLSQNSATGADSGFAIGHAPFGHLSRQSVETGRSYESPPQRPTHTGIV is encoded by the exons ATGGTCGATCTTTTACTGTTCACATTCCTTCTGATCAGGGCGGCTGTCGCGGCAAGCTGCGCGGATGGAAACACAATTCAATTCCGCGTTGGGAACTGTACAATCCGGTCGCCAAACGAGCCAGAGGTGCAGTCTTGGGGAGCCGAAGTAGCTCTTAACAATGAGAGAACGATATG CATGATTCCTTCAACGGTGCTCAACGATACCTTCTTAACAACAACCAATCTTTGCCAGTCGTCCGAGCAACTCAAAGTCCACCAAGTCGACATGACCTCAGCGCAGTGTGCCtcgagaaggggaggacCAGTTTCTGCCGACAAGTTCAAGGGAGTGCCACTCAGCAATCTGGTGCAGAATCCAGGATGGACCTTACTGAACAACACTATTGAGGATGCCGTCGAGGTGAGCATGCAGCTGTCAAGACAGGCCATCACAACAACTGTCGGATTGATCACCAAAGGCCAAAACTCGGCAGCATCTCATCTAGGGCTTGCAACAGACTCATCGATCTTGAAAGTACTAAAGGGTCAAGGTTTGATCGTGGCAAGATCGTTTGGATTGAACGTTGGATCGCAAAGTGTTCAGTCGCCGCGAGGTGGCAGTCTTGTACTCGGAGGCTACGACCAAGGAAGTGTTGCCAATCCATTCCTTCACGAATTTCCGATTCCGCAAAACGACAGACTCCAAGATCGGCATTGCCCCCTGCAGGTCGAACTAACTGGACTGACGCTTGAGATAAAGATGGCGAATGCGAGTGAAACAGAAAGCAGGGACATCTTCAGCAAATCAACCGGAATAACAGTCTGTGTTGAGCC ATACGACAATTTGTTCCGCTTGCCCTCAGAAACCCTCTCCACTTTGCTCGGCTATGTGAACCAAACCACTGAACAACGCACCCACTTGGTACCAGTTACTGAGTATGCAGACGAGTTGGTGAATCTCGAACCTGGTTTGGTCTATCGGAGATCATCTGGAGAGTTCAACGCGGCGCTACGGTTTACCATCAATGACAAGATGACAGTGGAGGTGCCATATCACGAGCTTCAGAGACCATTGAGGGGCCTTGATAGCAACGGGGCTGCCGTTTTGAACACATCCTATAACGAACTGCAAATCTTTGGTGATCCAGCTCCTGGAAATGCGCCAGTCTTGGGGAAAGCTTTTCTTTCACAG GTGTATCTTTTCGTCGATTACGATGCTGGAAAGTTCTATATGGCACCTCTGAACAGCGAAGCGGGTGCGGTGCTGCCGGTTGCGACAGGAACTTGTCCCTCAGGGGGGCTGACAGCCACCGAAAAAGGCCTTATCGCTTTGGGAGCCGTCTTGGGTGCTCTGGTTCTTGCTATTCTTGCATGGGCTATCTATAGATGGCGCCGAAGACGCAACCCACGCATCAACGGCACAGAGGCTCAAGCTATGGACCATGCTCCAGGTAATGCGACATCTGGCGCACAAAATCGATCAGTTGTGGGAACTGGTCAGTTTTCAAGTCGGAATAGGTCCCGAGAGATGCAAGACACACTGTCACAGAACTCGGCCACGGGTGCGGATAGTGGTTTTGCCATTGGACATGCACCTTTCGGACATCTTTCACGGCAATCTGTGGAAACTGGACGGAGTTATGAGAGTCCACCACAAAGGCCAACTCATACCGGGATAGTATAA
- a CDS encoding hypothetical protein (EggNog:ENOG503PAF2; COG:M), protein MDPLTITTSILTVGATLQQVINLLGNFTNAGTKIAEIQRELNLTAGVLNYIQEQENNNNSPPTLSIDDNAGRPSRRRSNAGVHLSSILRDNISQLQLDLQCFAGELSKLAKPCSSGSKVGRVVANGKVAWKLSYLEKMQHSIVNKRKELEFIRNSLVVDRRNDRAPSERRKSADRVASIFFALARQFNDHISNTRLPPPSHDAQEVFVKAVRRGKWREVEGLLEQVHPDFTLGSMEGELFPLHVAAMLGDLVMAELLMSYGATVDCRSQDNKTPLMAAIEHDKSVVALALVRRGADVNASDSRGRTPLHMAARKNSKAVVQTLLNNGADPNAYDIDGNTPLMDAVCREDREIQPTDTSVLRVLLQPNGSTVAADPTLGTKSKDYTPLHHAAAGGWLEDLRIIMKLSHSRRAQECLVLDSRGRTPLWFAAKSGSLQVVEFLVQTGADFNRHSRDYEKPTVLWAAANNAATAEYLLRSGADPNQPNNEGYTLLHRACWSGNTILAELLLRHKADATVRDKDGMQPLHYASREGHEALVEMLLQSSGIDINCVDNTGTTPLMLAADQGHDFIIKLLISYTPAADFKHKDVFGCDAFYIACARGHILCAAYLLGCGADINTRNAKDNTPLHAAVKVGMKDMVGWLLRMGADKGVMSKQPFDGIDVKGTPLDIAKAEGFDEMVELLESWELDRGRKERYTATRVAL, encoded by the exons ATGGATCCACTGACCATCACTACCTCGATCCTCACTGTGGGCGCAACCCTTCAACAAGTCATCAACCTTCTGGGCAATTTCACCAACGCCGGCACAAAGATCGCCGAGATACAAAGGGAGCTGAATCTCACCGCTGGCGTGCTGAATTACATCCAGGAACaggaaaacaacaacaactctccCCCGACGTTATCGATCGACGATAATGCAGGGCGGCCAAGCCGGAGGAGGTCTAACGCGGGCGTACACCTATCAAGTATTCTACGGGACAATATTTCACAGTTACAACTCGACCTACAATGTTTTGCTGGAGAGCTGTCCAAGCTGGCGAAACCATGTTCGTCTGGGTCCAAAGTTGGAAGGGTTGTGGCCAATGGAAAGGTGGCGTGGAAGTTGTCCTACCTCGAAAAGATGCAACATAGCATCGTGAACAAGCgcaaggagctggagttCATTCGGAACAGTCTGGTGGT TGACAGGAGAAACGACCGCGCACCCTCCGAGCGACGCAAATCTGCAGATCGAGTTGCCTCCATTTTCTTTGCGCTGGCTCGCCAGTTCAACGACCACATCTCCAACACCCGTTTGCCTCCACCTAGTCACGATGCCCAAGAGGTATTTGTCAAAGCAGTGAGAAGGGGGAAATGGCGTGAGGTTGAAGGGCTGCTCGAACAAGTACACCCGGACTTCACGCTGGGGTCGATGGAGGGCGAGCTGTTCCCCCTCCATGTTGCTGCGATGCTTGGAGATTTGGTCATGGCCGAGCTTCTCATGTCGTACGGTGCGACAGTGGATTGTCGCTCACAggacaacaaaacaccactCATGGCGGCCATCGAACACGACAAATCTGTAGTAGCCCTGGCCTTGGTACGTCGTGGAGCGGACGTAAATGCATCAGATTCACGAGGACGGACCCCCCTGCACATGGCGGCCAGGAAGAACTCCAAGGCTGTTGTTCAGACTCTGTTGAACAACGGCGCCGATCCCAACGCATATGATATTGACGGCAATACCCCTCTCATGGATGCTGTTTGTCGGGAGGACAGGGAGATTCAACCAACCGACACAAGTGTACTCAGGGTTTTGCTTCAGCCAAACGGAAGTACTGTAGCAGCCGACCCAACTCTTGGAACCAAAAGCAAAGACTACACGCCACTTCATCATGCGGCTGCTGGAGGATGGCTAGAGGATCTCCGAATCATTATGAAGCTCTCCCACTCTCGACGAGCCCAGGAGTGCTTGGTGCTTGATTCCAGGGGCCGCACGCCCCTTTGGTTTGCAGCGAAAAGCGGTTCTCTACAAGTCGTGGAATTCCTTGTCCAAACTGGCGCTGATTTTAATCGGCATTCCAGGGACTATGAGAAGCCGACAGTACTTTGGGCTGCTGCCAACAACGCTGCGACAGCAGAGTACTTGTTACGCTCCGGGGCCGACCCAAATCAACCCAACAACGAGGGCTACACGTTATTACACCGTGCATGTTGGTCGGGAAACACCATCCTCGCTGAATTGTTGCTACGACACAAGGCAGATGCCACCGTCAGGGACAAGGACGGAATGCAGCCCCTGCACTACGCTTCAAGGGAAGGGCACGAGGCACTGGTCGAAATGCTGCTTCAAAGCAGTGGTATTGATATCAACTGTGTTGATAACACCGGCACCACTCCCCTCATGCTTGCTGCTGACCAGGGTCACGATTTCATTATCAAACTCCTTATCAGCTATACTCCTGCTGCGGACTTTAAACACAAGGATGTCTTTGGCTGTGACGCGTTCTACATTGCTTGCGCCAGGGGTCATATCCTCTGTGCAGCGTATCTTCTGGGATGTGGCGCTGACATCAATACTCGGAATGCAAAAGACAACACTCCACTTCATGCTGCGGTTAAGGTTGGGATGAAGGATATGGTGGGCtggctgctgaggatggGGGCTGACAAAGGGGTGATGTCGAAGCAGCCGTTTGATGGAATTGATGTGAAAGGGACGCCGCTGGATATTGCGAAGGCAGAAGGGTTCGATGAGATGGTAGAGCTGTTGGAAAGTTGGGAGCTTGatagggggaggaaggagaggtatACTGCTACCAGGGTGGCTTTATGA
- the NOP1_2 gene encoding Small subunit processome complex component (EggNog:ENOG503NUBA; COG:S), translating into MIHHDQVAEMLYGYAGAAAAKPTHTDSPGPIPTVIPTPPQFQEIGETGHRTLWVVFALMVLSSGFFAFMSWNVPISKRLYHVITTLITITASLSYFAMASGHATSFSCTPAKDHHKHVPDIGYTECRQVFWGRYVDWAITTPLLLLDLSLLAGIDGAHTLMAVIADVIMVLSGLFASQGETATQRWGWYAIGCVSYLFVIWHVALHGARTVTAKGRSVTRLFSSLALFTFVLWTAYPIVWGIADGAHRTTVDTEILIYAVLDILAKPVFGLWLLFSHRSLAETNVDVGGWWSHGLGAEGRIRIGDEE; encoded by the exons ATGATCCACCACGATCAAGTTGCGGAAATGCTCTACGGCTATGCTGGCGCTGCAGCTGCCAAGCCGACGCATACAGACAGTCCCGGTCCCATTCCCACTGTTATCC CAACACCCCCACAGTTTCAAGAAATCGGCGAGACAGGCCACCGGACGTTATGGGTTGTCTTTGCCCTGATGGTCCTCTCCTCgggcttcttcgccttcatGTCATGGAACGTCCCCATCTCCAAGCGCCTCTACCATGTCATTACCACCCTgatcaccatcaccgcctccctcaGCTACTTCGCCATGGCCTCTGGCCACGCCACGAGCTTCAGCTGCACCCCGGCCAAGGACCACCATAAGCACGTGCCCGACATTGGATACACTGAATGCCGTCaggtgttttgggggagataTGTTGACTGGGCCATCACCACGccgctgctcctgctggacCTGTCCTTGTTGGCCGGTATTGATGGTGCTCACACCCTCATGGCTGTTATAGCTGATGTGATTATGGTGTTGAGCGGACTGTTCGCCTCGCAGGGTGAGACAGCTACTCAGAGGTGGGGATGGTATGCCATTGGGTGTGTGTCGTACCTGTTTGTTATTTGGCATGTGGCTCTTCATGGTGCTCGGACTGTGACTGCCAAGGGGAGGAGTGTGACGAGGCTGTTTAGCTCTTTGGCGCTGTTTACGTTTGTGTTGTGGACTGCTTATCCCAT TGTTTGGGGCATTGCTGACGGCGCTCATCGCACTACTGTTGATACCGAGATCTTGATCTACGCTGTTCTCGACATCCTCGCCAAGCCTGTCTTTGGTCTCTGGCTTCTCTTCAGCCACCGCTCGTTGGCTGAGACCAATGTTGAtgtgggtggatggtggtCCCATGGATTGGGCGCTGAGGGGAGAATCAGgattggtgatgaggagtaA
- a CDS encoding hypothetical protein (EggNog:ENOG503P4HN), with product MSSTTMNCPVVGTTNTTLPPSHPDIDLNKPGQTCPVVGATTDHHHNLHKHPQVPHPGLSAEHNHDDANACPVLTGKLVNEPKSQQMDDQVCPVVGTATTVLPPDHPSTEGKAGDAICPVTKARVDHHKGKLHGHPDVSHASVGAVCPVAGVRAS from the coding sequence ATGTCTTCAACCACAATGAACTGCCCCGTCGTTGgaaccaccaacaccactctGCCCCCTTCGCACCCAGACATCGATCTGAACAAGCCAGGCCAGACCTGCCCTGTCGTCGGTGCTACAacggaccaccaccacaaccttcACAAGCACCCTCAAGTTCCCCACCCCGGACTCTCCGCCGAGCACAACCACGACGATGCGAATGCCTGCCCCGTCTTGACAGGCAAGCTCGTCAACGAGCCCAAGAGCCAGCAAATGGACGATCAGGTCTGCCCTGTCGTAGGAACTGCCACCACGGTTCTCCCTCCCGATCACCCTTCCACTGAGGGCAAGGCAGGCGATGCTATCTGCCCGGTTACCAAGGCGAGAGTTGACCACCACAAGGGGAAGCTGCATGGGCACCCTGACGTGAGCCATGCTAGTGTTGGGGCTGTTTGCCCTGTTGCTGGAGTCAGGGCCTCCTAA
- a CDS encoding hypothetical protein (EggNog:ENOG503PY1I): MSSFHSHRLSLPDRTLRKPQKLRSSPKMDEMEDIVYDSPSYTKPSHHGPPSLTSSTSTLVPSDGGSLLDHFDLPSPPSTPVKSTHQYSSLNSFQSPALSPDLFSSSLSPPSSPSPRRDRHSGRRRSHSRSSSSSSVSSSSSAMELDGGYGGADGGVVPVVRSSRRTPYYPPNSSRSVDRARVYMNRGPHYVPNWTPMSSLPRHVQLQIEERMVKFTA; the protein is encoded by the coding sequence atgtcctccttccactcccacCGCCTGTCCCTCCCGGACCGCACCCTCCGCAAACCACAGAAACTGCGGTCCTCTCCTAAGATGGACGAAATGGAAGACATCGTGTACGATTCTCCCTCGTacaccaaaccctcccaccacgggcccccctccctcacctcgaGCACCTCGACCCTGGTCCCCTCCGACGGCGGGTCTTTGCTAGACCACTTtgacctcccctcccctccctcaaccccagtCAAGTCAACCCATCAGTACTCCTCTCTCAACAGCTTCCAGTCGCCAGCTCTCTCCCCCGaccttttctcctcctccctgtcacccccctcgtcaccaagcccaagacgTGACCGCCACAGTGGTCGTCGGAGATCTCACTCGAGGagttcatcatcctcgtcagTGTCATCGAGCTCATCAGCTATGGAACTGGATGGTGGTTATGGAGGAGCGGATGGGGGTGTAGTCCCCGTTGTGAGATCGAGCAGACGGACGCCGTATTATCCCCCGAACTCGTCGCGGTCGGTGGACAGGGCGAGGGTGTATATGAATCGGGGGCCGCATTATGTCCCGAATTGGACGCCGATGAGCAGTTTGCCTAGGCATGTGCAGTTGCAGAttgaggagaggatggtgaagtttactgcttga